In the Treponema maltophilum ATCC 51939 genome, AAACCTGTACGGCGCCGTCGTCGGCTGCATACTCATCGGAATGGGGTTTGCCGGCGTTATTACGACGATGGATCTTGTCGGCGCGCGGGTTATGGATGAAGATTTGCGCCGTCACGGCATAAAGCGCGAAGGCATTTATGCGAGCGCTATGGGCTTTATGAACCGGCTGAGCGGCTTGTTTACGGCAACCGGATTTTGGCTCGTCGGAACACTGTACGGCTTTGAAAGCGGGGAAGTGCCCGGGGATAGACCCGGCGATGCGGCGCGCTTTTTGCTGATTATTTTCCCCGTCGTATTAATGGCGTTCAGCGTTGCGGTTTCGCACCTGTTGCACTTTCCCGAGCCGGCGGGAAAAACCGGGCGAGACGAATAAATCGACGCGGACAAATCGGGGCGGATAAAGCGGAGCGCATAACAATGAAAAAACGATATTTGATTATAAGCGCGGACGATTTCGGTTATTGCGAATGCGTGAACGATGCGATTGTCGAATTGTTCCGCGCGGGACGGATTACCTCGTCGGGGATCCTTGCTCCTTCGCGATTGGCAAAAGAGGCGTGCGCTCTCGCCGCGCGCGAAAACCTGTCGGTCGGCGTCCACTGGACGCTTACGAACGAACGCGACGCCGGCGGTTCATGGAAACCCTGTGCCGGAGCGGAAAACGTTCCGAGCCTTGCCGACGGCGGCGTTTTGCCTGCCGATATTTCGGCATTAAAAAAGATGGACTCGCGCGAAGTCGACCTCGAGCTTGATGCGCAAGTGCGCTTTTTACTGCAAAACGGCGCGCCCCTCGACCATGCCGACAGTCATTGCGGCACCTTGTACGGTATCGGCGGAAGGCTTTTCTTTTTCAACGCGTTCCGTGCGTGCAGGCGCTACAAACTTCCGTTCCGCTTTGCGACGAACGACGCCTTCCTTGCGCGCCAATTCGAAAAACAACCCGATTTCGCCTTGCGTACCGCCCGTAAACTGATTACGTTTTGCGGCAAATTATACGGTGTATCTACGGTAAACGATTTTTTTTCCGAGCCGCATCCGTTTTCGCTTATTAAAGATGAAGACGAATTGCACGCGTACTATGAAAATCAGTTGGAAACTATCGTCGGAGAACGTGCCGAAATCTTTTTTCATCCTTCGCTGCCGGACGGCGATATGGAACGGAATGCCGAAGGCTGGACAAAACGCGTGTGGGAGTATAAGTATCTTCGCAGCGGAAAATTACTGCAAAAGGCGGAAAAACTCGGCTTTACCGTTGCCTCGTGGCGCGAAGCGTTTCCGCGCTTGCACCGCGAGGCGGCAGGTAAAAATCAGGTAATAGAGGCGCGGTAAATTCCTTCAATCGAATCGGCGAGCGTTTTTTCGAATTCCGCTTCGGACTGCTTTGCGTTTAAGCCTTCGGCAAGTGCGCGCGAAAAGCTTGCAATCATACCGTGGTTTTTTGCAAGCAGTTTGTTCGCTTCGTCGCGGCTGTATCCGCCGGAAAGAGCGACAACGCGCAGTACTTGCGGGTGTTCGATAAAATCCTTGTACAAATCCGTTTGGGTGGGAATGCTGAGCTTAAGCATAATGAAAACGTCTTTCGGCAATGTGTCGATGTGCGCTTTCAGTTCTTTTTTAAGCATGTTTTCGCATTCGGCCTTTGCGGGGCTGTGAATGTCGACTTCCGGCTCGATAATCGGCACCAAACCGTGCTTGGCAATCTGCAAGCCCAATTCGAACTGCTGATCGACAATTTTTTTAATGCCGGTCGCATTTGCTTCTTTTATAACCGAACGCATCTTTGTGCCGAACATGTGCTTTTTTACCGCACGTTCAAGCAGCGCATCCAAACCGGGAATCGGCTTCATAAGCTGAACGCCGTCGGCAAGGTCGGCCAAGCCTTTGTCCACTTTTAAGAAGGGCACAACGCCCTTTTTCTCCCACAGATAATCGCCGGTGGGCATGCCGCCGACTTCTCTGTCCATCGTTTGTTCGAATAAAATCGCGCCTAAAATTCTGTCGGAATTAAACGCTTTCGCGGTAATAATGCGCGTACGCATCGCGTGAACGAGGTCGAACATTTCTTTTTCGTTCGAATATTCGCTTTTGTCCACACCGTACAGAGCCAGTGCTTTGGGCGTGCTGCCGCCGCTTTGGTCGAGGGCCGCAATAAAGCCTTTGCCCGTGTGCATCCTGTCCGCTTGTTTTTTATTCATATAAACCTCCTGATACTGACACATCTGATAAAAATATAGTCTAAACTAACAAAAAATTCCAGTACTTTTATTGACGCGCAATGCCGTATTCGCTACGATAATCAGTGATGGATAACTTTTTGGAAGCCAAAACCGCGCATGAAAAAAAGATCCTCGGTGAGATGCTTCGGCTGTACTGCCGCAAAAAACACGGCGTAAAAGACGGTCTTTGCCCCGAATGCGGCGCACTGTATGCGTATGCGTGCGGGAAAATCGACCGCTGCCCTTTTATGAAAGAAAAGACTTTTTGCTCGGCGTGCAAGGTGCATTGCTACGGGCAGGAAATGAGGAATAAAATCAAAACGGTTATGCGGTTTTCGGGGCCGCGGATGATGTTGTATCATCCGCTTCTCGTTATAAAACATATGATCGTGGGCTTGCGGACAAGGAAAACGCATGATTAAAATTCGTCTTATAAAGCTTTTATCGCACGCGCAAAAGTTCGTGTTTTTGCAAGTGCTGTGCCGGTGGATTTCGCTTTTGTGTCAAATAGCGGTTGTTTTTTGCATAACCGACCTTGTGCAAAGGGTATTCGCGGGCGAGCCGATTGCCCCGATTGTTCCTTTATACGCCGGCGCCGCGGCGCTGTGCTTTGCCGTGCGTTTCGCATGCGACCGATTGTATGCCTCGTTTTCGTACAAGGCAAGCGCCGACGTTAAAATAACGCTGCGCAAACATATGTACGAAAAGTTGCTTCGTTTGGGCGCCTCATACCGGGACTCCGCACCGACTGCGGAAATCGTGCAGCTTGCCTCCGACGGCGTCGAACAGCTTGAAGTCTATTTCGGCAAATACCTTTCGCAGTTTTGCTACAGTTTGCTTGCACCCCTAACCCTGTTCGCGGTTTTGTCGTTTGTGAGCGTAAAGGCGAGCGCCGTCCTTTTGCTGTGCGTGCCGCTTATTCCGCTTTCGATTGTCGTGATTATGAAAATCGCAAAATTCCTTTTGCGAAAATACTGGGCGCTGTATGCAAAACTCGGCGACGGTTTTTTGGAAAATCTGCAGGGGCTGACGACTTTAAAAATCTATCGCGCCGACGAACAAAGAGCGGCCGAGATGGATAAAGAAGCCGAAAATTTCCGGCGCATTACGATGAAGGTGCTTTCGATGCAGCTGAACAGTACGAGCGTTATGGACATTATGGCTTACGGCGGCGCCGCAGCCGGAATGATTCTTGCCTTGAGCGAATTTGCGAGCGGCGGGCTTACGCTCGGCGGCTGCCTGATGATTGTTTTGCTTGCCGCCGAATTTTTTATTCCGCTGAGGCTCCTCGGGTCTTTTTTTCACGTTGCAATGAACGGCATGGCGGCGTCCGATAAAATATTCGCCCTGCTCGATGCACCGGAAGCACACGGGGTTTCCGAAGCAGGAACCGGCGCGGTTTCCGTCGCCGAACCTTCGCCCGGCGCCGAAAACTCCGTGCATGAAAATTCCCTCTGCGAAACCGCAATTGAATTTTCCGGCGTTTCGTTTGCGTATTCTCCCGAACGGAAAATCCTGAACGACGTTTCTCTCGTGTGCAAGTCCGAATCGCTGACCGCCATTGTCGGAAAATCGGGCTGCGGCAAAAGCACGATCGCCGGTCTTATCATGACGCGGAACAAGGGATATTCGGGCAGCATTCGATTCAACAATGCGGAACTTTCGTCTTTGGATGAAAGCACGGTTATGAATGCGGTGACGCTTGTTACGCACGAAAGCTACCTGTTTAAGGGAACGGTGGAATACAACCTGCGCATGGGAAAACAAAACGCGACGGAAGCCGAAATGGAAAACGTTTTGCGCAAAGTCAATTTGTGGGAATTTCTTCAAACGCAGCGGGGGCTGCAAACGGAGCTTGCCGAAAAAGGAAGTAATTTTTCGGGCGGACAGTGCCAGCGCCTCGCGCTTGCCCGCGCCCTTTTGCACGACAGCGGCGCCTACGTGTTCGATGAAGCGACGTCGAATATAGATGCCGAAAGCGAAGAAATGATTATGAATGTGATAAAAGAAGCTGCGAAAAAAAAGACGATTGTGTTTATTTCGCATAAGCTGTCGAATGTTGCCGACGCATCGCGCATTTATATGCTCGACGCGGGGCGTGTCATAGAATCGGGTACGCACGCCGAACTTATAAAACAAAACGGCGCGTATGCCGCACTCTACGGCGAACAGCATTTTCTTGAAACCTATGCGGCGGAGGCGGCAAGATGAACGACGGCAAGATAAACGACAGCGGGATATACGGTACGGTGCGGCAAAGTGCGCGCACGCGTGCATGCCCGCGTGCAAAAAAACGGAACGCCTTTGCCGTTATGGCGCGCCTTATCGTTCTTATTCGCAGCCTCATTCCGGTTATGCTGCTTGCGGTTGTGTTCGGCAGTATCGGGCATTTGTGCGCGATAGCGTTAACCGTATCGGCGGCGGCAGGGATCGCGGACATCGCCGGAATTGCCGGACAAAGCGCGCTGCCGGCGCCGCTGCGCCTTTTGCCGTATCTTTTAATCGCTTTTGCCGTGTGCCGCGGCGCCTTTCATTATGCCGAGCAGTACTGCAATCACTTTATAGCCTTTAAACTGCTTGCCGTCATACGGCACCGCGTTTTTGCAAAGCTGCGCGAACTGTGCCCGGCAAAACTCGACGGCAAAGACAAGGGCAACCTCATTGCCGTCATAACCTCCGACATTGAACAGCTCGAAGTGTTTTATGCGCATACGCTTTCTCCCGTTGCAATCGCCGTTGCCGTATGCGCCTGCATGACCGTTTTTATTTGGCGCGGCAGTGCCGCAGCCGGCATAACCGCCTTGTGCGCGTACCTGACGGTCGGCGCCCTTATTCCGCTTGTCAACGCAAAACTCGGCAAAGAAGACGGGCTGACTTTCCGCAATGCGTTCGGCGCATTGAGCGCCTTTGTGCTCGATTCGCTGCGCGGTCTTGACGAAACCATTCAGTACGGCTGCGGCAAAAAGCGCACGGAAGAATTGGAACAAAAATCGCACGAACTGACGCGTACGCAAAAAAAACTTTCCGCGCTCGAATCGTACCAAAGCGCTTTTACGAACCTTGTTATTCTCGGCTTTGACGCCGCAGTCTTTTGCATTATGTTTCGCGCCTTTTTTGCCGGTTCCTGTTCCCTCGGAAGCGCCGTCGTAACGACCGTCGCCTTGATGAGTTCGTTCGGGCCTGTCGTTGCCCTTTCGAATCTTTCGAACAATCTGATGCAAACCCTCGCAAGCGGCGAACGCGTTTTGTCGCTGCTCGACGAAAAGCCGATCGTCGAAGAAGTACGGAACGGCGAAAGCGTTTCGGTAAAAGATGCCGAGGTTTCGCACGTCGATTTTTCATACGGCAAAGAAAATATTTTAACCGATTTTTCGCTTTCGGTTCCTGCCGGCAAAATCTTAGGCATACACGGACCGTCCGGCTGCGGAAAATCGACCCTGCTCAAATTGCTCATGCGCTTTTGGGACGTGCAGTCGGGAAGCGTCGCGCTTTCGGGAACGGATATCCGCCGCATAAAGACGGACGCCCTGCGCGCAGGCCAATCCTTCGTAACGCAGGAAACCGCGTTGTTCCGCGATACGA is a window encoding:
- a CDS encoding ChbG/HpnK family deacetylase — encoded protein: MKKRYLIISADDFGYCECVNDAIVELFRAGRITSSGILAPSRLAKEACALAARENLSVGVHWTLTNERDAGGSWKPCAGAENVPSLADGGVLPADISALKKMDSREVDLELDAQVRFLLQNGAPLDHADSHCGTLYGIGGRLFFFNAFRACRRYKLPFRFATNDAFLARQFEKQPDFALRTARKLITFCGKLYGVSTVNDFFSEPHPFSLIKDEDELHAYYENQLETIVGERAEIFFHPSLPDGDMERNAEGWTKRVWEYKYLRSGKLLQKAEKLGFTVASWREAFPRLHREAAGKNQVIEAR
- a CDS encoding fructose bisphosphate aldolase, with the protein product MNKKQADRMHTGKGFIAALDQSGGSTPKALALYGVDKSEYSNEKEMFDLVHAMRTRIITAKAFNSDRILGAILFEQTMDREVGGMPTGDYLWEKKGVVPFLKVDKGLADLADGVQLMKPIPGLDALLERAVKKHMFGTKMRSVIKEANATGIKKIVDQQFELGLQIAKHGLVPIIEPEVDIHSPAKAECENMLKKELKAHIDTLPKDVFIMLKLSIPTQTDLYKDFIEHPQVLRVVALSGGYSRDEANKLLAKNHGMIASFSRALAEGLNAKQSEAEFEKTLADSIEGIYRASIT
- a CDS encoding nitrous oxide-stimulated promoter family protein; this encodes MDNFLEAKTAHEKKILGEMLRLYCRKKHGVKDGLCPECGALYAYACGKIDRCPFMKEKTFCSACKVHCYGQEMRNKIKTVMRFSGPRMMLYHPLLVIKHMIVGLRTRKTHD
- a CDS encoding ABC transporter ATP-binding protein/permease — its product is MIKIRLIKLLSHAQKFVFLQVLCRWISLLCQIAVVFCITDLVQRVFAGEPIAPIVPLYAGAAALCFAVRFACDRLYASFSYKASADVKITLRKHMYEKLLRLGASYRDSAPTAEIVQLASDGVEQLEVYFGKYLSQFCYSLLAPLTLFAVLSFVSVKASAVLLLCVPLIPLSIVVIMKIAKFLLRKYWALYAKLGDGFLENLQGLTTLKIYRADEQRAAEMDKEAENFRRITMKVLSMQLNSTSVMDIMAYGGAAAGMILALSEFASGGLTLGGCLMIVLLAAEFFIPLRLLGSFFHVAMNGMAASDKIFALLDAPEAHGVSEAGTGAVSVAEPSPGAENSVHENSLCETAIEFSGVSFAYSPERKILNDVSLVCKSESLTAIVGKSGCGKSTIAGLIMTRNKGYSGSIRFNNAELSSLDESTVMNAVTLVTHESYLFKGTVEYNLRMGKQNATEAEMENVLRKVNLWEFLQTQRGLQTELAEKGSNFSGGQCQRLALARALLHDSGAYVFDEATSNIDAESEEMIMNVIKEAAKKKTIVFISHKLSNVADASRIYMLDAGRVIESGTHAELIKQNGAYAALYGEQHFLETYAAEAAR
- a CDS encoding amino acid ABC transporter ATP-binding/permease protein, with translation MNDGKINDSGIYGTVRQSARTRACPRAKKRNAFAVMARLIVLIRSLIPVMLLAVVFGSIGHLCAIALTVSAAAGIADIAGIAGQSALPAPLRLLPYLLIAFAVCRGAFHYAEQYCNHFIAFKLLAVIRHRVFAKLRELCPAKLDGKDKGNLIAVITSDIEQLEVFYAHTLSPVAIAVAVCACMTVFIWRGSAAAGITALCAYLTVGALIPLVNAKLGKEDGLTFRNAFGALSAFVLDSLRGLDETIQYGCGKKRTEELEQKSHELTRTQKKLSALESYQSAFTNLVILGFDAAVFCIMFRAFFAGSCSLGSAVVTTVALMSSFGPVVALSNLSNNLMQTLASGERVLSLLDEKPIVEEVRNGESVSVKDAEVSHVDFSYGKENILTDFSLSVPAGKILGIHGPSGCGKSTLLKLLMRFWDVQSGSVALSGTDIRRIKTDALRAGQSFVTQETALFRDTIAHNIAVGKPGAFREEIIDAAKKASLHEFVASLPNGYDTEVGELGATLSGGERQRIGLARAFLHNAPLMLLDEPTSNLDALNEGIILKSLKETSKDKTVVIVSHRRSTLNIARAVVEMQKDGKKQ